In Procambarus clarkii isolate CNS0578487 chromosome 53, FALCON_Pclarkii_2.0, whole genome shotgun sequence, the following proteins share a genomic window:
- the LOC138352314 gene encoding cathepsin L-like: MFPVTALARLGHDTMKYLTASVFVAVLAVISALPMSSVLDEWEAFKLEHGKKYATDAEDSFRMKIFIENKNRIDAHNKLFAARRKSYSLRMNKFGDMLPDEFMSTLGGFNMYRKE, translated from the exons ATGTTCCCAGTTACTGCCTTAGctcgactaggccacgacacg ATGAAGTACTTAACAGCATCAGTGTTTGTGGCCGTCCTTGCTGTAATATCTGCACTACCGATGAGTTCTGTGTTGGATGAGTGGGAAGCTTTTAAG CTTGAACATGGCAAGAAATATGCTACTGATGCTGAAGACTCATTCCGCATGAAAATCTTTATTGAGAACAAAAACAGGATTGATGCACACAACAAGCTGTTTGCAGCAAGGCGTAAGTCATACAGCCTCAGGATGAACAAGTTTGGTGACATG CTACCAGACGAATTCATGTCAACATTGGGTGGTTTCAATATGTACCGGAAAGAATAA